A stretch of DNA from Candidatus Methylomirabilota bacterium:
CCCGTGTCGAGCGGCCTCCTGCCCTACATCGCCCAGCGCGTCTTCCTGGTCGACGCCACGGGGCTGGGCTGGCTCGTGGCCAGCTTCTCCTTCGGCGGCCTCCTCGCCTCCATCATCATGGTGGTGACGGGAGGGCCACGCCGCCCGGAGCGCTCCACGCTCGTCCACACCGCGATCTGGTACGCCCTGCTCCTCGGCTTCGGCCACGTGCGGAGCATGAGCGCGGGGCTTCTCCTGCTCTTCGTCGCCGGCTTCGTCCAGAACGTGGCGATGATCTCGATGTCCGCCACCCTCCTGGCCGCGGCGGG
This window harbors:
- a CDS encoding arabinose ABC transporter permease — translated: PVSSGLLPYIAQRVFLVDATGLGWLVASFSFGGLLASIIMVVTGGPRRPERSTLVHTAIWYALLLGFGHVRSMSAGLLLLFVAGFVQNVAMISMSATLLAAAGERFRGRVMGVRQLAVYGMPLGLMASGALIERIGYPLTISACCTVGLLFTFLIGMKWRASIWQTAVASRTTSIPQRV